One Brassica napus cultivar Da-Ae chromosome C2, Da-Ae, whole genome shotgun sequence DNA window includes the following coding sequences:
- the LOC111213636 gene encoding probable E3 ubiquitin-protein ligase WAVH2: MVFGWRKAFCTSFPSNQDKSHQSSSDLLHTDPPIPTPRLRSKFGFFSNPSTPRLRSRGGGGGSGCRSAASTAAATPSLPTSPRLQCRTTSNATPRTSNPSTPKFLSNPSSPKSSSPSSHAGVSLLRATLLLNQSNSNRCGICLQRVHSDQINSTAIFTAECSHSFHLSCAVRLQDKRCPFCSTAWSHAPRKDPPSANFGSDPIRKPGIREIKTGKSLRVYNDDEPLAYSPVSLARFNTILESDENDDVEEDDEFPGFFPDSSITPAASISGNLEVQLLPESAVVETGKKIETHVAVMKVKASPMKDAVRARRPSIDLVAVLDLSGGGANLQTVKHAMRLVISLLREMDRLSIVVFSTGSKRLMPLRRMTARGRGSARRIVDSLGGVEATGGGGMSVSDALKKAVKVVEDRRERNPTASVLVLSDGQDQPEAVLKARLSSKRVPFVVSTTRLSRPMIPVHSVWIASPSALQYAPLRDAFTERVAALFNVALHDVKLNLCLVSGSPLTEISAVYSLTGRPESFGSGSAVVVGDLFAEEEREFLVELKVPTSSSGSHRVMSVRSSVVDPATLQPFPCPNEKRFLIPRPQTVRFVSASIERLRNRHSVCRAVAESRKMIEREDLAGAYEVLTAARSNALDENDSLKSLDAELAELNRLKPRDGTANRAEEEKTEQLTPTSAWRAAEKLAKVAIMRKHLNRVSDMHGLENARF, translated from the exons ATGGTGTTTGGTTGGAGAAAAGCGTTCTGCACATCCTTTCCTAGTAATCAAGACAAATCTCATCAATCATCATCAGACCTTCTTCACACTGACCCACCTATTCCCACACCAAGACTCCGATCAAAGTTCGGTTTTTTCTCAAACCCATCAACTCCCCGCCTCCGATCTCGCGGCGGAGGTGGTGGAAGTGGATGTCGCTCCGCCGCTTCAACCGCAGCCGCTACTCCATCTCTTCCCACTAGTCCCAGACTCCAATGCAGGACTACAAGCAATGCTACTCCGAGGACAAGTAACCCCTCGACTCCTAAGTTTCTCTCTAACCCTTCTTCTCCCAAatcatcttctccttcctccCACGCCGGCGTCTCTCTCCTCCGTGCTACACTTCTCCTCAACCAG AGTAACAGTAACAGATGTGGGATATGTCTACAGAGAGTTCACTCCGACCAAATCAACTCGACGGCGATTTTCACGGCGGAGTGTTCACATTCGTTTCACCTCTCTTGCGCCGTTAGATTACAAGACAAGCGCTGCCCTTTCTGCTCCACCGCGTGGAGTCACGCTCCGAGGAAAGATCCTCCGTCTGCGAATTTCGGATCCGACCCGATTAGAAAACCCGGGATCCGAGAAATCAAAACCGGGAAGTCGCTGAGAGTCTACAACGACGACGAGCCGTTAGCTTACTCGCCCGTCTCTCTCGCTCGGTTCAACACTATATTAGAATCAGACGAAAACGACGACGTAGAGGAAGACGACGAGTTCCCCGGATTCTTCCCGGATTCTTCGATCACCCCGGCGGCTTCGATCTCCGGGAACCTCGAGGTCCAATTGCTGCCGGAATCCGCCGTGGTGGAGACCGGGAAAAAGATCGAGACGCACGTCGCCGTCATGAAAGTGAAGGCGTCGCCGATGAAGGACGCCGTTAGAGCGCGGCGGCCGTCGATAGATTTGGTGGCGGTTCTCGACCTGAGCGGCGGCGGAGCTAATCTGCAGACGGTTAAGCACGCGATGAGGCTGGTGATCTCTCTCCTCCGGGAGATGGACCGGCTCTCGATCGTCGTGTTCTCGACGGGGTCGAAACGGTTGATGCCGTTACGGCGGATGACGGCGAGAGGACGGGGGTCGGCGAGGAGGATCGTGGACTCGCTCGGCGGAGTTGAAGCCACCGGCGGCGGAGGGATGAGCGTTAGCGACGCGTTGAAGAAAGCGGTTAAAGTCGTTGAGGATCGGCGGGAGAGGAATCCAACGGCGAGCGTTTTGGTTTTATCAGACGGTCAGGATCAGCCGGAGGCGGTTTTGAAAGCTAGGCTAAGCTCCAAGCGCGTGCCCTTCGTCGTTTCCACCACTCGCTTGTCTCGTCCAATGATCCCGGTTCATTCCGTCTGGATCGCGTCTCCAAGCGCGTTGCAGTACGCGCCTCTACGAGACGCGTTCACGGAGCGAGTCGCTGCTTTGTTCAACGTGGCTTTGCATGACGTGAAGCTTAATCTATGTTTGGTCTCCGGATCCCCGTTGACCGAGATCTCAGCGGTTTACTCTTTAACGGGCAGACCCGAGAGTTTCGGATCCGGGTCGGCCGTTGTCGTCGGGGATCTGTTCgcggaggaggagagagaatttCTCGTTGAGCTCAAAGTGCCGACTTCTTCGAGCGGGTCCCACCGTGTGATGTCCGTACGGTCTTCGGTCGTTGACCCCGCGACGCTTCAGCCGTTTCCTTGTCCGAACGAGAAACGGTTTTTGATCCCGCGGCCACAGACCGTCCGATTCGTTTCTGCTAGCATCGAACGGTTGAGGAATCGACACTCTGTCTGCCGCGCTGTAGCTGAGTCACGTAAGATGATTGAGCGTGAAGATTTAGCCGGAGCCTATGAGGTTTTAACAGCGGCTCGGTCAAACGCGTTGGATGAGAATGATAGCTTGAAGAGCTTGGACGCTGAGTTAGCCGAGCTTAACCGGTTAAAACCGAGAGACGGTACAGCAAACCGAGCCGAAGAGGAGAAAACCGAGCAACTAACGCCGACTTCGGCTTGGAGAGCCGCTGAGAAATTGGCGAAAGTGGCTATCATGAGGAAGCATTTAAACCGAGTCAGCGACATGCACGGCTTGGAAAACGCCAGATTTTAA